Below is a window of Gemmatimonadota bacterium DNA.
CACGAGCTTGTCCATCTCGCCGAATGGCTGTGCTGGGACGAGAGCCGCTGCAGCCGCGAACGCTTCCAGGGGATCGCCCAACGGCTCTTCGCGCACAGGGCGCATACGCACCAGCTCGTGACCCGCCGCGCTCGGGCGGCGAAGCTGGGAATCGGGGTCGGAGCTCAGGTGCGGTTCAGTTACCGGGGAGAGCGCCTTGAAGGCCGGGTCAACCGGATCACGAAGCGGGCCACTGTCCTGGTCGAAAACCCAAAAGGCGAGCTCTGGTCGGACGGACGCCGGTACCTTCGGTTTTACGTGCCGCTGGGAGAGCTTCAATCCGTGTTCGAGTCGGCGCACCTTTCCGCTTAGCGCCGTTCCGTCTTAACTTTGGACGCGCTTCCGCCGAGCTGGCGCGACGCTGCTCCTGATGACCCGGAAACCTCCACTGCAAACCGCGCAAGGAGCTAAACCATGGCGACCCGTCGTCCTCGTGACTTTCATCCCATCTCGTCCGTCCCCATCGCCCTTCTCACTGGACTCGCGCTCGCGTGGGCGACGCCCGACCTACAAGCACAGAGCGGAACGGTGGAGGGAAGCGTTCGCGACGCCGCGACCGGAGCTCCTCTGGCCGGAGCTCAGGTGTCGATCGAAGCCCTGAGCAGAGGCATCGTGACCGACGTGGGCGGTCACTACGAGATATCCGGGATCCCTGCGGGTCCTCATCAGATCACCATCACGCTTCTCGGTTATTCCAGAGCGATCCGCGAGGTGGAAGTACCGAACGGCGCTAGCGTCCATCTCGACGCGGAGCTCTTCGGCACCGCAATTCTGCTGGAAGGCATAGTCGCGGTGGGCAGCCGTTCTCGGCCCCGGACCGTCGTCGAATCGGCGGTTCCCATCGACGCGATCCCGGCGCGAGACTTCATCGAGCAGGGCGACACCGACCTGAGCGACCTGCTGCGCACCGTGGTTCCATCCTTCAACGTGAATCCCCAGGCACCCGGCGATGCCGCCCGCCTCGTGCGTCCCGCGAGCCTGCGCGGCCTCGCACCCGATCATACGCTAGTACTCGTCAACGGCAAGCGGCGGCACCGGGCGTCGGTCATCACCTGGATCGGAAACGGCTTCGCCGACGGGGCCCAGGGCCCGGACATCTCGGTCATTCCGTCGATAGCGGTGCGGCAGGCCGAGGTGCTTCGGGACGGCGCCTCCGCGCAGTACGGCTCGGACGCCATCGCCGGGGTCATAAACGTGGCCCTGAAGGATGCCCGCTCCGGCGGCTCGGTAGAGCTCCGTTCCGGACGCTTCCTGGATGGTGGCGGTGACGGCTACACGCTGGCCGGAAACGTCGGGCTTCCCCTGGGCGAGACCGGCTTCGCGAACCTAAGCGCCGAGTTCGGGGCCTCCAATCCCACCGACCGCAGCATCCAGCGCGACGACGCGGCGGCCCTGATCGCGGCAGGCAACGCGAATGTGCGCGATCCGGCTCAAATCTGGGGATCGTACGCGGTCGATGACGACCTGAAGCTCTGGGGCAATTTCGGCGGCTTCGTCGCCGACGGCGTCCAGATCTACGGTCACGCAGGCTATGCAAGCGAAACCGTCGAGGGCGGCTTCTTCTTCCGCAACCCCAACACCCGGGAGGGCGTGTTCAGCATCGACGGGGGCGAAACCCTGCTGGTTGGAGACATGCTCGACGCACAGGACGGCGTGCTCGACGGCTCGGCGGCATGTCCGACGGTCGCCATCACCAACTCGGTGCCCGACCCGACGGCTCTCTCGCAGGTGCTCGCCGACCCCAACTGCTTCACCTTCCAGGAGCTCTTTCCCGGAGGGTTCACGCCTCAGTACGGAGGCGACACCCAGGACGCTTCCATCCTGGCGGGAGTGCGAGGTCACTTTCACGGCGGTCCGCAGTGGGACTTCAGCCTAGGCCTGGGCCGGCACTCCGTGGACTTCTTCATCAGCGAGACGGTGAACGCCTCCCTCGGGCCGGAGTCACCCACCACCTTCGATCCCGGTCTCTATCTGCAGCGCGAACTCAACGCCAACCTCGACCTGAGCTACGCCGTGAACGACCGCCTCAACGTCGCGGGCGGGGCGGAGTATCGCGACGAGTACTTTGAGATCGGGATCGGCGAGGAGAGCTCATGGGCCTTAGGTCCGCTCGCACCGCAAGGCTTCAGCTCAGGCTCGAACGGCTTCCCGGGCTTCAGCGACATAGCGGCGGGAGGCTGGCATCGCCAGAACTGGGCCGGCTACGCCGACATGGAGCTTCAAGGCGAGGATGGAGGTTGGAGCACGGGCACCGCGCTGCGGATCGAAGACTTCGAGGACTTCGGGACGACTCTGAACGGCAAACTCGCGGGCCGGATCTCCATAGTCGAGCAACTTGCCGTTCGCGCCAGTGCGAGCACCGGGTTTCGGGCACCCACTCCGGGGCAGCAAAACGCCTTCAACGTATCGACCCAGTGGAACCCGGATTTGCGCGAGCTCGTGAACAACGGAACGATTCCGTCGACCTCGAGGGTGGCTGAGCTCAAGGGAGGCAAGCCGCTCGACTCCGAGAATTCAGCTAGCGCGAGCGTCGGGCTCGTGATGAACACCGGCGGATTCACACTATCGCTCGACGGCTTTCGGGTCGACGTCACAGATCGGCTCGCGCTGAGTCAGGAATTCGAGCTCAGCCCTGAGGAGGCGGAGCGTCTCATCTCCGAGGGCATAACCAGTGCGCGGAATCTGGTCAATTTTCGATTCTTCGCGAACGACTTCGACACCCGCACGCAAGGATTCGACCTGGTGGCCTCCCTGGTCGCGGGCCGAGACAGCCCCGAATCCGGGACCGAACTCAGTCTGGCCCTCAATTACACGGACACCGAGGTGACCGATTTCAACCCCGAGATCGTCAACGAGCTGCGCATCATGCAGCTCCAAGACGCGCTCCCGTCCACGCGCTGGACCGCCTCGGTGCGGCGGGACTGGCGTTCGCTCTCGGCCCGGGCCCGAGCAAGTTACTATGCGGGCTGGTTCGACTCTCGCGACGGCCGGAGCTACCCCGGAGCCCACCTCGTCGACCTCGAGCTACGTTACCGCGTGGACGAGCGGACCGCCGTCACCGTCGGCGCCGACAACGCCCTGAACCTCTATCCCCAACGGAACCCCAACGCGAGAATCGCCGGCAACCTCTACAGCCCGAACTCGCCGTTCGGGTCGAACGGAGGCTACGTCTACGCCAAGGCGGCAATCGCCCTGGGTGGGGCGGGTTAACGGCACCCATCTTGCCGAATCGGCGATTCGGGTTGAGCTTCAAGTGTGTACTCTTCCAAGAAGATCGTTCGGATTCAGGTCAACGGCGACCGGGCAGAGGTCGCCGTACCCGAGCACTTCACCCTTCTCGAGACGCTCCGCTACGGACTGTCCCTGACCGGGTCCAAGCAGGGTTGCGACAAGGGAGACTGCGGGGCGTGCACGGTGCTGGTGGACGGCATGCCCACCCTCGCCTGCCTTACGCCGGTATGGGAAGTCGAAGGCAGACGGGTCGTCACCGTCGAAGGTCTGGCCTCGCCGGAGGCGCCGAGTCCGCTCCAGGACGCATTCGACCTGGAAGGCGCCGCTCAGTGCGGATTCTGTACGCCTGGCATCCTCTGTTCGGCCCAGGCGCTGCTCGACCGGAACCCGTCGCCCTCGCTAGTCGAGATCAGGGAGGCCCTCTCCGGCAATCTCTGCCGATGCACCGGCTATACGAAGATCTACGCGGCCGTCGAGCGCGCCGGAAGGATGACGAGAACGGCATGCGGTGAGACAGATGGAGCCGAACGCGAAACCGGGAGAGATCGCCAGGCCGGAAACCGCCGATGAAGAGCCTGCGGCATTCCGTGATCGGATCCCGCCAGCGCCGGGTGGAAGGGCTCGACAAGTCTAGCGGCCGAGCCCTCTACACCGACGACATCGCGCTTCCCGGAATGCTCCACGGGAAGATCCTGCGGAGTCCGCATCCGCACGCGCGCATCCTCTCGATAGACACCTCCAAGGCTCGTTCGCTCGCGGGCGTGCGCGGTGTGGTCACCGGTGCGGACATGCCGGTGCGGTACGGCATCATCCCTTGGACACCTGACGAGTATCCGCTCGCTCTCGATCGGGTTCGCTACGTGGGGGACGGCGTGGCGGCTGTGGCGGCGGTCGACGAAGACACCGCGATCGCGGCCTTGCGTCTGATCGACGTCGAATACGAGGAGCTGCCCAGCTTTCTGGATGCGTACGACTCGGCCGACGCCGACGGGTCCGCACCCTACATCCACGAGCCGCGCAAGCCGGGCGGGAACGGCAACGTCACCAAGCGCGTGCAGCTCGCCTTCGGCGAGGTGGACTCCGCCATGGTCGGCTCGGATGTGGTCGTGGAGGGCGAGTACTTCTTCGAGGGCACCACCCACGCGCCCATCGAGCCTCACTGCGCCATCGGAAGGTGGGAGCCGGACGGAACGCCCACCGGCGTTTCGCCGCACAGCGAGTCGCCGAGCGCTTCGGCCGGCGGGACCGGAGGCCGTCTCACCGTCTGGTCGGCCACCCAGGTGCCGCACTACTTGCACCGCGAACTTGGCAGGGTGCTCGGTCTCGATCAGGCGAGAGTCAGGGTCCTGCAGCCCATGGTCGGCGGGGCCTTCGGCGGCAAGAGCGAGCCCTTCGATCTGGAATTCTGCGTCGCGAAGCTGGCGATGATCACCGGCAGACCGGTCAAGATCCTCTACACCCGCGAGGAGGTGTTCTACGCGCATCGCGGGCGCCATCCCTTCCACATGAAGTATCGCACGGGCGCCGACTCCGACGGACATCTGGCCGCGGTGGACGCAGAAATACTCCTGGACGGCGGGGCCTACGCATCGTTCGGACTGGTCACCACCTACTACTCCGGCCAGTTG
It encodes the following:
- a CDS encoding (2Fe-2S)-binding protein, with protein sequence MYSSKKIVRIQVNGDRAEVAVPEHFTLLETLRYGLSLTGSKQGCDKGDCGACTVLVDGMPTLACLTPVWEVEGRRVVTVEGLASPEAPSPLQDAFDLEGAAQCGFCTPGILCSAQALLDRNPSPSLVEIREALSGNLCRCTGYTKIYAAVERAGRMTRTACGETDGAERETGRDRQAGNRR
- a CDS encoding TonB-dependent receptor, coding for MATRRPRDFHPISSVPIALLTGLALAWATPDLQAQSGTVEGSVRDAATGAPLAGAQVSIEALSRGIVTDVGGHYEISGIPAGPHQITITLLGYSRAIREVEVPNGASVHLDAELFGTAILLEGIVAVGSRSRPRTVVESAVPIDAIPARDFIEQGDTDLSDLLRTVVPSFNVNPQAPGDAARLVRPASLRGLAPDHTLVLVNGKRRHRASVITWIGNGFADGAQGPDISVIPSIAVRQAEVLRDGASAQYGSDAIAGVINVALKDARSGGSVELRSGRFLDGGGDGYTLAGNVGLPLGETGFANLSAEFGASNPTDRSIQRDDAAALIAAGNANVRDPAQIWGSYAVDDDLKLWGNFGGFVADGVQIYGHAGYASETVEGGFFFRNPNTREGVFSIDGGETLLVGDMLDAQDGVLDGSAACPTVAITNSVPDPTALSQVLADPNCFTFQELFPGGFTPQYGGDTQDASILAGVRGHFHGGPQWDFSLGLGRHSVDFFISETVNASLGPESPTTFDPGLYLQRELNANLDLSYAVNDRLNVAGGAEYRDEYFEIGIGEESSWALGPLAPQGFSSGSNGFPGFSDIAAGGWHRQNWAGYADMELQGEDGGWSTGTALRIEDFEDFGTTLNGKLAGRISIVEQLAVRASASTGFRAPTPGQQNAFNVSTQWNPDLRELVNNGTIPSTSRVAELKGGKPLDSENSASASVGLVMNTGGFTLSLDGFRVDVTDRLALSQEFELSPEEAERLISEGITSARNLVNFRFFANDFDTRTQGFDLVASLVAGRDSPESGTELSLALNYTDTEVTDFNPEIVNELRIMQLQDALPSTRWTASVRRDWRSLSARARASYYAGWFDSRDGRSYPGAHLVDLELRYRVDERTAVTVGADNALNLYPQRNPNARIAGNLYSPNSPFGSNGGYVYAKAAIALGGAG